The Bradyrhizobium barranii subsp. barranii genome segment CTCGAACGAGCGCAGCCGCGCGGCGTGGTCGTAGATCTGGCCCGTCGTCATCAGCTCGTCCGCGCCGGTCTCGGCGATCAGCGCCTTCAGCTTCTCCTCGACCGTTTCGGGCGAGCCGACGGCGGAGCAGGACAGCGACTGGCCGACCATGGCCTTCTCGGCCGGCGACCACAGCGCATCCATGTCGTCGACCGGCGGCGGCAGCGGGCCGGGTGTGCCGCGGCGCAGATTGATGAACTGCTGCTGGAGCGAGGAGAACATCCGCTGCGCTTCCGCGTCGCTCTCGGCGGCGAACACGTTGACGCCGACCATCGCGTAAGGCTTGTCGAGCTGCGCCGACGGCTCGAAGCGCGCCCGATATTCGCGCAGCGCCGGCATCATCATTTGAGGCGCGAAATGCGAGGCGAACGCGAACGGCAGCCCGAGCATCGCGGCAAGCTGCGCGCCGAAGGTGCTCGATCCCAGGATCCAGAGCGGCACTTTCGTCCCAAAGCCGGGCACGGCGCGGATCGCCTGGTTCGGCTGGACATCACCGAGCAGCGCCTGCAGCTCCAGCACGTCATGCGGAAAATTTTCGGAAGTCGTGGCGAGGTCGCGCCGCAATGCCCGCGCGGTGAACTGATCGGTGCCCGGCGCGCGGCCGAGCCCGAGATCGATGCGCCCGGGATAGAGCGACTCCAGCGTGCCGAACTGCTCGGCGATGACCAGCGGCGAATGGTTCGGCAGCATGATTCCGCCGGACCCGACCCGGATCGTCCTGGTCCCTCCCGCGACATGCCCGATCACCACCGACGTC includes the following:
- a CDS encoding LLM class flavin-dependent oxidoreductase → MIPFSVLDLAPIRRDGDAAQAFRNSLDLAQHAEGWGFKRFWLAEHHNMTGIASAATSVVIGHVAGGTRTIRVGSGGIMLPNHSPLVIAEQFGTLESLYPGRIDLGLGRAPGTDQFTARALRRDLATTSENFPHDVLELQALLGDVQPNQAIRAVPGFGTKVPLWILGSSTFGAQLAAMLGLPFAFASHFAPQMMMPALREYRARFEPSAQLDKPYAMVGVNVFAAESDAEAQRMFSSLQQQFINLRRGTPGPLPPPVDDMDALWSPAEKAMVGQSLSCSAVGSPETVEEKLKALIAETGADELMTTGQIYDHAARLRSFEIAAEVRDRLAARPAV